The window CGAGTCCATTTAAGCCCTCATTTCGACTACCTAACCCTATTTCTCCCCATTTCATTATTTGTGGCACCATCACCCCGGTTTATGGTGTTATTCCGGCTATTGAGTGGTTTTTAAAGCTTAAAGAAGCGCTTCCAAATGCTAAACTAACCCTTGTCGGTCATTGTCCACTTACTAGTTTTTATCAGGAACTGACAAATATTTATGGTTTAGAAGAAGGTATACATCTTGAACTTTCCGATCACCCCCTACCAATAGGACATATTAGAAATAAGGTATTGGAGGCAGATATATTGATGTTACCTTATCTTTTACTACCAAGCATCAAAGATAAAATACCCACTAAACTCTATGAGGGAATAGCCCTTCAAAAGGTTATCCTTATGAGTCAAAATCCATTGTGGAAAACCATTGTGGATAAGTATCCGGCAGGAATATGCATTGATTTTTTAGCAACCGAGGAGGTGAGTTCAGTGTGGAAAAGTCTGTTAAACCTTGATTATTACCAGTTACAACCTGATGAAGACCTGTTTTGGGAGGCTGAGAAAAGAAAATTTCAACAGTTACTGATAAATATTACTTCCCCTAACTAAGGGGAAAAGACTCAAATTGTACTTTTCCAAGCTCCACATTTAAAGCTAACTATCTTCTGATTTAAAAAATTGAACCGTATTAACCATTGTAAATCAATGTGTTATGTTATTTTTAGACGTGTCTAAATTATTTTATATAGATATCTAAAATTGAAGAAAAGATAAGAACACAGTTATCCACAGGTGATTTAGGTAAAAATTAAATATTTTTTTAGACAAGACTAAAATATATATTTGTGAAAATTAAAGTCATGAAAAGTTTAAGCGCTGCAGAGGAGAATTATTTAAGGACCATTTATAAGTTGGTTACTGAAGGCATAGAAAAAGTTTCAACGAATGAGATCGCTGCTGCTGTCAATACCAAAGCAGCATCTGTTAGTGACATGCTTAAAAAGTTGGCAGAAAAAGAATTGATTGACTATAAAAAATATTATGGAGTTAGTCTTACAGAAGAAGGTAGAAAAACTGCACTATTCATCATCAGAAGGTACCGTCTCTGGGAGGTGTTTTTAGTGGATAAATTAAAATTCAGTTGGGATGAAGTGAATGCAATTGCAGAAGAACTGGAACATGTAAAGGCTCCCCTACTCGTCCGTCGCTTGGATGAATATTTGGGTTTTCCCAAATTTGATCCCCATGGAGATCCCATACCGGATGAATTTGGTGAACTCAGTGACAAACCCAGAATCACACTACAAGAAGTCCCTGTGGGCCAAAGTGGGAAAATTGTTTCCGTCAGTGATACAAGTGCTAATTTTTTAAAGTATTTGGATAAGGTAGGCATTTATATAGGTGCCAAGGTACTGGTGCTTGAAAAAATAGAATATGATGGTTCACAAGAATTAATCATTGACAACCAAAAAAAGGTTTTTGTTTCCAAAGAAGTGGCCACTAATATTCAAGTGATGCTTCACCCCAATTAATAAAGGGAACCGTTTCGACCAATATTGGGTTTCATAAAACCTTAGCATAAAAAATGTACGTTTATATAATACCTATGACTTATTGAAATTTCATAGGCCATGAGAAATATAATTTGAATACCCAATTTGTAAGGGTAATAAAAAAGAAACTTAAAAGCCATGAAAAAAGTAGTTGGACTTATAGTGATGCTGGTTTTTATTCAACAATTTTCCTTCGCTCAAAAAGAGTCGATTAACTGGCATAGTTTTGAGGAGGTAATAGAAAAAACAGCTGCCAACCCAAAAATGATTCTTGTAGATGTGTATACCGACTGGTGTGGGTGGTGTAAAAAAATGGATAGAAATACTTTTACCGATCCCAAGGTAATTGAATATGTTAATAATAATTTTTACGCTGTCAAACTAAATGCCGAAAACAAAAAAAAGAAGTTTGAATTTAAAGGCAAGGAGTATTCCGAACAATCGATGGCTCGAAATATGAGGGTAAGGTCTTTTCCCAATTTTATTATCATGGATGCATCCATGGAAAACATCACCCAACTTCCCGGCTACAGGGAACCGGAAAATTTTGTCAGTGCTTTAAAATCTTTACTTGAAAATTTCGACCATTAATGGCTTTACATTTCAGTCAAAAAGAAGATACCATCATCGCTTTGGCCACACCTCAAGGTGTAGGTGCAATCGCCGTAATCCGCCTCTCCGGAAACAATGCCATAAAACTGGCCAATCAGGTTTTTTATGGCAAGGACCTGGAGAAGCAGGAAAGTCACACGATTCATTTTGGAACGATTCGCGATGAAAAGCGGGTAATCGATGAAGTGCTCGTATCTTTATTTATTGCGCCAAAATCTTTTACCAAGGAAAATGTAGTGGAAATATCCACCCATGGCTCTTCTTATATTATCAATCAAGTAATTAAATTACTGGTAAGCAAAGGAGCCCGCCCTGCCCTACCCGGTGAATTTACGCAAAGGGCTTTTTTAAATGGACAGTTTGACCTGGCCCAGGCAGAAGCGGTGGCAGATTTAATTCACAGTGATTCCGAAGCTTCTCACCAAGCTGCCATGAATCAAATGCGTGGTGGATTTTCTGGTGAAATTGCCAGCCTTCGTACAGAGTTGATTCATTTTGCTTCCATGATAGAATTGGAACTGGACTTCACAGAGGAGGATG of the Cyclobacterium marinum DSM 745 genome contains:
- a CDS encoding glycosyltransferase family protein encodes the protein MPQKPPIIVASVLKPVDDSRMLYKLGFSIRETNKYDLNIIGFSSKKTPKVENIRLIEIFSGPRTNLSRIFVHFKFLRQLIKIRPAVVIVTTFELLPIATLAKPFLSYKLIYDVQENYGKNITYNQTMPAFLRVVAKSLVRLSERLGKTAIDHYIFAEQCYVTEMPSINSYTVIENKAAISSPFKPSFRLPNPISPHFIICGTITPVYGVIPAIEWFLKLKEALPNAKLTLVGHCPLTSFYQELTNIYGLEEGIHLELSDHPLPIGHIRNKVLEADILMLPYLLLPSIKDKIPTKLYEGIALQKVILMSQNPLWKTIVDKYPAGICIDFLATEEVSSVWKSLLNLDYYQLQPDEDLFWEAEKRKFQQLLINITSPN
- a CDS encoding metal-dependent transcriptional regulator, coding for MKSLSAAEENYLRTIYKLVTEGIEKVSTNEIAAAVNTKAASVSDMLKKLAEKELIDYKKYYGVSLTEEGRKTALFIIRRYRLWEVFLVDKLKFSWDEVNAIAEELEHVKAPLLVRRLDEYLGFPKFDPHGDPIPDEFGELSDKPRITLQEVPVGQSGKIVSVSDTSANFLKYLDKVGIYIGAKVLVLEKIEYDGSQELIIDNQKKVFVSKEVATNIQVMLHPN
- a CDS encoding thioredoxin family protein, which gives rise to MKKVVGLIVMLVFIQQFSFAQKESINWHSFEEVIEKTAANPKMILVDVYTDWCGWCKKMDRNTFTDPKVIEYVNNNFYAVKLNAENKKKKFEFKGKEYSEQSMARNMRVRSFPNFIIMDASMENITQLPGYREPENFVSALKSLLENFDH